In Mercenaria mercenaria strain notata chromosome 15, MADL_Memer_1, whole genome shotgun sequence, a single genomic region encodes these proteins:
- the LOC123555574 gene encoding uncharacterized protein LOC123555574 isoform X3 — translation MILITSTVVLLVGIISNALGYEIYQREIPNGEMVPHPCKENFLWRGVGHFNEMGGGPRNPFGLDFKANNFRWDSVLCQKDSDGDGKTNGEELGDPECVWTKGKQPTRKTRLTHPGICDPMNTPLCNGKTDFVQCEHKEFDCPAIKEEGTFNFTVRLPETAVPAKETTYMCYTFEVPSNESHVVAYEPIIDNDYVMHHMVVFKCKDDTLIDNTPYACGMSPGRGCSDIVAIWSLGMVGQCLHKDSGVLIGGLKGFKKAAIQFHWNNPEKRADESDSSGFTFYITPKLRPYNSGILTIGQTFLEIPPRQEKYTTIGMCPSECTPTIFADSITVTSVYNHMHYLGRAQMTELRRDGVVTDLGNDTQYSYDYPVLHEFEKGVDVYPGDELRTTCVFKSTSREATTYYGDETNDEMCYSFLSYFPAENVRTSCSSWKNISVCDFEDGTIQGCDLSSLRLDNPETMQIISTVTKKCMPGLCKAECLMYVRDVKKMPCFKGDVDIYTRRDVLTGDPEEATFKYMSSFYAAFDSCDREIMKEQIEEAAEKCSADKALARENCCAENMCEVNSATIFVFDSYILMGVILIFFF, via the exons atgattCTGATCACTTCAACAGTAGTCTTGTTGGTTGGTATCATCTCTAACGCCCTCGGGTATGAAATATATCAGCGGGAAATTCCAAACGGCGAAATGGTACCCCATCCATGCAAAGAAAATTTTCTTTGGAGAGGCGTTGGTCATTTCAACGAGATGGGTGGTGGTCCAAGAAATCCTTTTGGTCTGGACTTCAAGGCAAataatttt CGGTGGGACTCTGTCTTGTGTCAGAAAGATTCGGATGGAGATGGCAAAACAAATGGCGAAGAACTTGGTGATCCGGAATGCGTCTGGACAAAAGGGAAGCAACCAACTAGAAAAACTAGACTAACACACCCTG gtaTTTGTGATCCAATGAATACCCCATTATGTAATGGAAAAACAGACTTTGTTCAATGCGAACATAAAGAATTTGATTGCCCGGCAATAAAGGAGGAAG GCACGTTCAACTTCACGGTTCGATTACCCGAAACTGCTGTTCCAGCCAAAGAAACAACTTACATGTGTTATACGTTTGAAGTACCGAGTAATGAAAGTCACGTGGTAGCATATGAACCAATCATTGACAACGACTACGTGATGCACCATATGGTTGTATTCAAATGCAAAG ACGATACACTAATTGATAACACTCCATACGCTTGTGGAATGTCGCCTGGTCGTGGCTGCTCGGATATAGTAGCGATATGGTCGCTTGGGATGGTTGGACAGTGTCTCCATAAAGACAGCGGAGTTCTCATCGGAGGGTTGAAAGGATTCAAGAAGGCTGCAATACAG TTTCACTGGAATAATCCTGAGAAAAGAGCAGATGAGAGTGACTCTTCGGGATTTACATTCTACATTACTCCAAAACTACGCCCGTACAACTCTGGTATTTTGACGATTGGACAAACATTCTTGGAGATCCCACCCAGACAAGAAAAGTACACAACTATAGGCATGTGCCCATCGGAATGTACCCCGACCATTTTCGCTGACAGTATAACTGTTACGTCTGTTTACAACCATATGCATTATTTGG gtcGAGCACAAATGACAGAACTAAGACGGGACGGTGTGGTAACTGACCTGGGCAACGACACACAGTACAGTTACGATTATCCAGTCCTGCACGA ATTTGAAAAAGGGGTAGATGTATATCCTGGCGATGAACTCAGGACGACGTGTGTCTTTAAGTCAACGTCAAGGGAAGCAACAACGTATTACGGTGATGAAACTAATGATGAAATGTGTTATTCATTTCTAAGTTATTTCCCTGCCGAAAATGTCAGAACAA GCTGTTCTTCATGGAAAAATATCAGTGTCTGCGACTTTGAGGACGGAACAATTCAAGGCTGTGATCTGAGTTCCTTGCGACTGGA CAATCCAGAGACGATGCAGATAATATCCACTGTTACCAAAAAGTGCATGCCTGGTCTCTGTAAAGCTGAATGCTTGATGTATGTTCGTGATGTTAAGAAAATGCCATGCTTCAAGGGGGATGTAGATATATACACGAGGCGAGATGTGTTGACGGGAGATCCGGAAGAGGCTACATTTAAGTACATGAGTAGCTTCTATGCAGCATTTGACTCATGCGACagagaaataatgaaagaacagATTGAGGAGGCTGCTGAGAAGTGTAGTGCTGATAAGGCTTTAGCGAGAGAAAACTGTTGTGCAGAAAATATGTGCGAG
- the LOC123555574 gene encoding uncharacterized protein LOC123555574 isoform X2: protein MDFKNKMILITSTVVLLVGIISNALGYEIYQREIPNGEMVPHPCKENFLWRGVGHFNEMGGGPRNPFGLDFKANNFRWDSVLCQKDSDGDGKTNGEELGDPECVWTKGKQPTRKTRLTHPGICDPMNTPLCNGKTDFVQCEHKEFDCPAIKEEGTFNFTVRLPETAVPAKETTYMCYTFEVPSNESHVVAYEPIIDNDYVMHHMVVFKCKDDTLIDNTPYACGMSPGRGCSDIVAIWSLGMVGQCLHKDSGVLIGGLKGFKKAAIQFHWNNPEKRADESDSSGFTFYITPKLRPYNSGILTIGQTFLEIPPRQEKYTTIGMCPSECTPTIFADSITVTSVYNHMHYLGRAQMTELRRDGVVTDLGNDTQYSYDYPVLHEFEKGVDVYPGDELRTTCVFKSTSREATTYYGDETNDEMCYSFLSYFPAENVRTSCSSWKNISVCDFEDGTIQGCDLSSLRLDNPETMQIISTVTKKCMPGLCKAECLMYVRDVKKMPCFKGDVDIYTRRDVLTGDPEEATFKYMSSFYAAFDSCDREIMKEQIEEAAEKCSADKALARENCCAENMCEVNSATIFVFDSYILMGVILIFFF from the exons ATGGACTTTAAAAA taaaatgattCTGATCACTTCAACAGTAGTCTTGTTGGTTGGTATCATCTCTAACGCCCTCGGGTATGAAATATATCAGCGGGAAATTCCAAACGGCGAAATGGTACCCCATCCATGCAAAGAAAATTTTCTTTGGAGAGGCGTTGGTCATTTCAACGAGATGGGTGGTGGTCCAAGAAATCCTTTTGGTCTGGACTTCAAGGCAAataatttt CGGTGGGACTCTGTCTTGTGTCAGAAAGATTCGGATGGAGATGGCAAAACAAATGGCGAAGAACTTGGTGATCCGGAATGCGTCTGGACAAAAGGGAAGCAACCAACTAGAAAAACTAGACTAACACACCCTG gtaTTTGTGATCCAATGAATACCCCATTATGTAATGGAAAAACAGACTTTGTTCAATGCGAACATAAAGAATTTGATTGCCCGGCAATAAAGGAGGAAG GCACGTTCAACTTCACGGTTCGATTACCCGAAACTGCTGTTCCAGCCAAAGAAACAACTTACATGTGTTATACGTTTGAAGTACCGAGTAATGAAAGTCACGTGGTAGCATATGAACCAATCATTGACAACGACTACGTGATGCACCATATGGTTGTATTCAAATGCAAAG ACGATACACTAATTGATAACACTCCATACGCTTGTGGAATGTCGCCTGGTCGTGGCTGCTCGGATATAGTAGCGATATGGTCGCTTGGGATGGTTGGACAGTGTCTCCATAAAGACAGCGGAGTTCTCATCGGAGGGTTGAAAGGATTCAAGAAGGCTGCAATACAG TTTCACTGGAATAATCCTGAGAAAAGAGCAGATGAGAGTGACTCTTCGGGATTTACATTCTACATTACTCCAAAACTACGCCCGTACAACTCTGGTATTTTGACGATTGGACAAACATTCTTGGAGATCCCACCCAGACAAGAAAAGTACACAACTATAGGCATGTGCCCATCGGAATGTACCCCGACCATTTTCGCTGACAGTATAACTGTTACGTCTGTTTACAACCATATGCATTATTTGG gtcGAGCACAAATGACAGAACTAAGACGGGACGGTGTGGTAACTGACCTGGGCAACGACACACAGTACAGTTACGATTATCCAGTCCTGCACGA ATTTGAAAAAGGGGTAGATGTATATCCTGGCGATGAACTCAGGACGACGTGTGTCTTTAAGTCAACGTCAAGGGAAGCAACAACGTATTACGGTGATGAAACTAATGATGAAATGTGTTATTCATTTCTAAGTTATTTCCCTGCCGAAAATGTCAGAACAA GCTGTTCTTCATGGAAAAATATCAGTGTCTGCGACTTTGAGGACGGAACAATTCAAGGCTGTGATCTGAGTTCCTTGCGACTGGA CAATCCAGAGACGATGCAGATAATATCCACTGTTACCAAAAAGTGCATGCCTGGTCTCTGTAAAGCTGAATGCTTGATGTATGTTCGTGATGTTAAGAAAATGCCATGCTTCAAGGGGGATGTAGATATATACACGAGGCGAGATGTGTTGACGGGAGATCCGGAAGAGGCTACATTTAAGTACATGAGTAGCTTCTATGCAGCATTTGACTCATGCGACagagaaataatgaaagaacagATTGAGGAGGCTGCTGAGAAGTGTAGTGCTGATAAGGCTTTAGCGAGAGAAAACTGTTGTGCAGAAAATATGTGCGAG
- the LOC123555574 gene encoding uncharacterized protein LOC123555574 isoform X1, translating into MYNMLDIYKMILITSTVVLLVGIISNALGYEIYQREIPNGEMVPHPCKENFLWRGVGHFNEMGGGPRNPFGLDFKANNFRWDSVLCQKDSDGDGKTNGEELGDPECVWTKGKQPTRKTRLTHPGICDPMNTPLCNGKTDFVQCEHKEFDCPAIKEEGTFNFTVRLPETAVPAKETTYMCYTFEVPSNESHVVAYEPIIDNDYVMHHMVVFKCKDDTLIDNTPYACGMSPGRGCSDIVAIWSLGMVGQCLHKDSGVLIGGLKGFKKAAIQFHWNNPEKRADESDSSGFTFYITPKLRPYNSGILTIGQTFLEIPPRQEKYTTIGMCPSECTPTIFADSITVTSVYNHMHYLGRAQMTELRRDGVVTDLGNDTQYSYDYPVLHEFEKGVDVYPGDELRTTCVFKSTSREATTYYGDETNDEMCYSFLSYFPAENVRTSCSSWKNISVCDFEDGTIQGCDLSSLRLDNPETMQIISTVTKKCMPGLCKAECLMYVRDVKKMPCFKGDVDIYTRRDVLTGDPEEATFKYMSSFYAAFDSCDREIMKEQIEEAAEKCSADKALARENCCAENMCEVNSATIFVFDSYILMGVILIFFF; encoded by the exons ATGTATAACATGTTGGATATTTA taaaatgattCTGATCACTTCAACAGTAGTCTTGTTGGTTGGTATCATCTCTAACGCCCTCGGGTATGAAATATATCAGCGGGAAATTCCAAACGGCGAAATGGTACCCCATCCATGCAAAGAAAATTTTCTTTGGAGAGGCGTTGGTCATTTCAACGAGATGGGTGGTGGTCCAAGAAATCCTTTTGGTCTGGACTTCAAGGCAAataatttt CGGTGGGACTCTGTCTTGTGTCAGAAAGATTCGGATGGAGATGGCAAAACAAATGGCGAAGAACTTGGTGATCCGGAATGCGTCTGGACAAAAGGGAAGCAACCAACTAGAAAAACTAGACTAACACACCCTG gtaTTTGTGATCCAATGAATACCCCATTATGTAATGGAAAAACAGACTTTGTTCAATGCGAACATAAAGAATTTGATTGCCCGGCAATAAAGGAGGAAG GCACGTTCAACTTCACGGTTCGATTACCCGAAACTGCTGTTCCAGCCAAAGAAACAACTTACATGTGTTATACGTTTGAAGTACCGAGTAATGAAAGTCACGTGGTAGCATATGAACCAATCATTGACAACGACTACGTGATGCACCATATGGTTGTATTCAAATGCAAAG ACGATACACTAATTGATAACACTCCATACGCTTGTGGAATGTCGCCTGGTCGTGGCTGCTCGGATATAGTAGCGATATGGTCGCTTGGGATGGTTGGACAGTGTCTCCATAAAGACAGCGGAGTTCTCATCGGAGGGTTGAAAGGATTCAAGAAGGCTGCAATACAG TTTCACTGGAATAATCCTGAGAAAAGAGCAGATGAGAGTGACTCTTCGGGATTTACATTCTACATTACTCCAAAACTACGCCCGTACAACTCTGGTATTTTGACGATTGGACAAACATTCTTGGAGATCCCACCCAGACAAGAAAAGTACACAACTATAGGCATGTGCCCATCGGAATGTACCCCGACCATTTTCGCTGACAGTATAACTGTTACGTCTGTTTACAACCATATGCATTATTTGG gtcGAGCACAAATGACAGAACTAAGACGGGACGGTGTGGTAACTGACCTGGGCAACGACACACAGTACAGTTACGATTATCCAGTCCTGCACGA ATTTGAAAAAGGGGTAGATGTATATCCTGGCGATGAACTCAGGACGACGTGTGTCTTTAAGTCAACGTCAAGGGAAGCAACAACGTATTACGGTGATGAAACTAATGATGAAATGTGTTATTCATTTCTAAGTTATTTCCCTGCCGAAAATGTCAGAACAA GCTGTTCTTCATGGAAAAATATCAGTGTCTGCGACTTTGAGGACGGAACAATTCAAGGCTGTGATCTGAGTTCCTTGCGACTGGA CAATCCAGAGACGATGCAGATAATATCCACTGTTACCAAAAAGTGCATGCCTGGTCTCTGTAAAGCTGAATGCTTGATGTATGTTCGTGATGTTAAGAAAATGCCATGCTTCAAGGGGGATGTAGATATATACACGAGGCGAGATGTGTTGACGGGAGATCCGGAAGAGGCTACATTTAAGTACATGAGTAGCTTCTATGCAGCATTTGACTCATGCGACagagaaataatgaaagaacagATTGAGGAGGCTGCTGAGAAGTGTAGTGCTGATAAGGCTTTAGCGAGAGAAAACTGTTGTGCAGAAAATATGTGCGAG